From a single Ochotona princeps isolate mOchPri1 chromosome 12, mOchPri1.hap1, whole genome shotgun sequence genomic region:
- the RPL21 gene encoding large ribosomal subunit protein eL21: MTNTKGKRRGTRYMFSRPFRKHGVVPLATYMRIYKKGDIVDIKGMGTVQKGMPHKCYHGKTGRVYNVTQHAVGIVVNKQVKGKILAKRINVRIEHIKHSKSRDSFLKRVKENDQKKKEAKEKGTWVQLKRQPAPPREAHFVRTNGKEPELLEPIPYEFMA, from the exons ATGACGAACacaaagggaaagaggagaggcacCCGCTACATGTTCTCCAGGCCCTTTAGGAAGCATG GAGTTGTTCCTTTGGCCACATATATGCGCATTTACAAGAAAGGTGACATTGTAGACATCAAG GGAATGGGTACTGTTCAGAAAGGAATGCCCCATAAATGTTACCATGGCAAAACTGGAAGAGTCTACAATGTTACGCAGCATGCTGTTGGCATAGTTGTAAACAAGCAAGTCAA GGGCAAGATTCTTGCCAAGAGGATCAATGTGCGCATTGAGCACATCAAACACTCCAAGAGCCGGGATAGCTTCCTGAAGCGGGTGAAGGAAAATGatcagaagaagaaagaagccaAAGAGAAAGGTACCTGGGTGCAGCTGAAGCGCCAGCCCGCTCCACCCAGGGAAGCTCACTTCGTGAGAACCAATGGGAAAGAACCCGAGCTGCTGGAGCCCATTCCCTATGAATTCATGGcataa